From the genome of Nodosilinea sp. PGN35, one region includes:
- the ftsH gene encoding ATP-dependent zinc metalloprotease FtsH, giving the protein MPVNKNPQPPRSRQIANIVLWAATGLLLLNIAFSSLFGNQTAREPYSMFIHRIDEQEVVRASVGQNEIRYQIKDPTTGEPGAVYSTTPIFDLGLPQRLEDNGVEFAAVPPPKGQWFGSLLSWVIPPLIFIGVWRFFLARGAGGPQGALSIGKSKAKVYVEGDAGKITFDDVAGVEEAKTELVEVVDFLKTPKRFTDLGAKIPKGVLLVGPPGTGKTLMAKAVAGEAGVPFFSISGSEFVELFVGVGSSRVRDLFEQAKKQSPCIIFIDELDAIGKSRSSSGFYGGNDEREQTLNQLLTEMDGFDAGDTTVIVLAATNRPETLDPALLRPGRFDRQVLVDRPDLKGREAILNIHAKDVKLADTVNLKAIATRTPGFAGADLANLVNEAALLAARRNSTVVEQEDFAEAIERVVAGLEKKSRVLNDKEKKIVAYHEVGHALVGAMMPGTDEVEKISIVPRGMAALGYTLQLPTEDRFLRDEAELKGQIATLLGGRSAEEIIFGSITTGASNDLQRATDLAEQMVTTYGMSQILGPLAYDRAQRNAFLDGGMPNARRPISEETAKAIDEEVKAIVEEGHQRALDILKQNRELLETLAQQLLEAEVIEGTTLREQLKQVQDPAELVKA; this is encoded by the coding sequence ATGCCTGTAAATAAAAACCCTCAGCCGCCGCGATCGCGCCAGATCGCCAACATCGTTCTCTGGGCCGCCACCGGCCTGCTGTTGCTCAATATTGCTTTCTCTAGCCTATTTGGCAATCAGACCGCCCGCGAACCCTACAGCATGTTCATCCACCGCATCGACGAGCAAGAGGTGGTGCGGGCCTCGGTGGGCCAAAACGAAATTCGCTACCAGATCAAAGACCCCACCACGGGCGAACCGGGAGCGGTCTACAGCACCACTCCAATTTTTGACCTGGGGCTGCCCCAGCGCCTAGAGGACAACGGCGTGGAGTTTGCTGCCGTGCCGCCGCCCAAGGGCCAGTGGTTTGGCAGCCTGCTGAGCTGGGTGATTCCGCCGCTGATCTTCATTGGCGTGTGGCGGTTCTTTTTGGCGCGCGGTGCGGGTGGCCCCCAGGGGGCGCTCTCCATCGGCAAGAGCAAGGCCAAGGTCTACGTGGAGGGCGACGCGGGCAAGATCACCTTTGACGATGTGGCCGGGGTGGAAGAGGCCAAGACCGAACTGGTGGAAGTCGTCGATTTCCTCAAAACGCCGAAGCGCTTTACTGACCTGGGGGCCAAAATTCCCAAGGGGGTGCTGCTGGTCGGCCCTCCCGGCACCGGTAAAACCCTGATGGCTAAGGCCGTCGCCGGGGAGGCAGGGGTGCCCTTCTTCAGCATTTCGGGGTCTGAGTTTGTCGAGCTGTTTGTGGGCGTTGGCTCCTCCCGCGTGCGCGACCTGTTTGAACAGGCCAAAAAACAGTCCCCCTGCATCATCTTTATTGACGAGCTGGATGCGATCGGCAAATCGCGCTCCAGCAGCGGCTTCTACGGCGGCAACGACGAGCGCGAGCAGACCCTCAACCAGCTACTCACCGAGATGGACGGCTTTGACGCGGGCGACACTACGGTGATTGTGCTGGCCGCCACCAACCGCCCCGAAACCCTCGACCCCGCCCTGCTGCGCCCCGGTCGCTTCGATCGCCAGGTACTGGTCGATCGCCCCGACCTCAAGGGCCGCGAAGCCATCCTCAACATCCACGCCAAGGATGTGAAGCTGGCCGATACTGTAAACCTGAAGGCGATCGCCACCCGCACCCCCGGCTTTGCCGGAGCCGATCTGGCCAACCTGGTCAACGAGGCCGCCCTGCTAGCCGCCCGCCGCAACAGCACCGTGGTGGAGCAGGAAGACTTTGCCGAGGCGATCGAGCGAGTGGTCGCCGGTCTGGAGAAAAAGAGCCGCGTGCTCAACGACAAAGAGAAGAAAATCGTCGCCTACCACGAAGTCGGCCACGCCCTGGTCGGCGCGATGATGCCCGGTACCGACGAGGTCGAAAAAATCTCTATTGTGCCGCGGGGGATGGCCGCCCTGGGCTACACCCTGCAACTGCCCACCGAAGACCGCTTCCTGCGCGACGAGGCCGAGCTGAAGGGGCAGATTGCCACCCTGCTGGGCGGGCGATCGGCTGAGGAAATCATCTTCGGCAGCATCACCACCGGAGCCTCCAACGACCTGCAGCGGGCCACCGACCTGGCTGAGCAGATGGTCACCACCTACGGCATGAGCCAGATCCTCGGCCCCCTCGCCTACGATCGCGCCCAGCGCAACGCCTTCCTCGACGGCGGCATGCCCAACGCCCGCCGCCCGATCAGCGAAGAGACCGCCAAAGCGATCGATGAAGAGGTAAAGGCGATCGTGGAAGAAGGCCACCAGCGCGCCCTCGACATTCTCAAGCAAAATCGCGAACTGCTCGAGACCCTGGCCCAGCAGCTGCTCGAGGCCGAGGTGATCGAAGGGACAACCCTGCGCGAACAGCTCAAGCAGGTGCAGGATCCCGCAGAGCTGGTTAAGGCTTAG
- a CDS encoding bifunctional diguanylate cyclase/phosphodiesterase → MVHFRVWPFRQQLQQWASSFAKPINFGSRAVLVSSLLALTIVSAGKRLQLFETLETSSFDLLTRLLIQQTSDPRLLIVEVTEADLEAYGWPLSDQVVADIIAEVQRHDPAVVGLDLYRNTPQDMPGQAALAQAFADSPKVIGIFNVGKQGGIEVPAPAAWPTEQLGFNDLAIDPDGVLRRNLLYVAAPDNPAYSFPLRVVLAYHDDLAFQVDRDRDRLRIGETEFPALLSRDGGYANIDDRGFQVLMKYRTPYEPAPTLTITQVLAGAVPPEWVRGKIVLIGSTASSLKDEFYTPFSHEHSARFVMAGVEVHAQSIGQMLDAIAGEPALYRFLPQWGEFLWLMGWTLVAGWVGWRARRPALLLLLSGGLVLGIWGLSGLALANLLWVPTVEPIAAFLLALGLVLTQKVLYRSSYDQLTLLPGRDMFLLQVQRTLHQKPATTVTVVFLDIDRFKLINQSFGHIVGDRVLQTLAQRLRQGLPASAQLSRVGGDEFAFLLPVHDQPTVDQWLNRLQTELSEPFSIARRRLSVTSSMGVAMAHGEHPPTPHDLLRDAHTAMYRAKALNEYRYEVFASTMHEEAVRRLELESHLLSAFENNEFLLHYQPIVCLQSGRIAGFEALVRWYRPEEGFVSPGQFIQVTEETGLIVHLGQWIFRAACAQLKAWQQQFPNHPLTMSINLSRRQLHQVDLVDQFGACLRELNLAGRQVQLEITESMIMRDVDGATELMHRLKQLGLKLAIDDFGTGYSSLSYLHRFPTDTLKIDQSFVGRMDQSGDDREIVHTIVALGQKLNMDLVAEGIETENQLNRLRAMGCRRGQGYLFSQPLGREAATALLANPWPWLRASTPDEAQKA, encoded by the coding sequence ATGGTGCATTTTCGGGTCTGGCCGTTTAGGCAGCAGCTCCAGCAGTGGGCCTCCAGTTTTGCTAAACCTATAAACTTTGGCAGTCGAGCTGTGCTGGTTTCCAGCCTGCTTGCTTTGACAATTGTGTCGGCGGGCAAGCGACTACAGCTCTTTGAAACCCTCGAGACCTCCAGCTTTGATCTGCTGACCCGGCTGCTGATTCAGCAGACTTCAGACCCACGGCTGCTGATTGTCGAAGTGACCGAGGCCGATTTAGAGGCCTATGGCTGGCCCCTGTCTGACCAGGTGGTGGCCGATATTATTGCCGAGGTGCAGCGCCACGATCCGGCGGTGGTGGGGCTCGATCTATACCGCAACACTCCCCAAGATATGCCGGGTCAGGCGGCCCTGGCTCAGGCCTTTGCCGATTCCCCCAAGGTAATTGGCATCTTTAATGTGGGTAAGCAGGGCGGTATTGAGGTGCCTGCTCCAGCGGCCTGGCCCACCGAGCAGCTGGGGTTTAATGACCTGGCCATCGACCCCGACGGGGTGCTGCGCCGCAATTTGCTATACGTGGCGGCCCCCGACAATCCGGCCTACTCGTTTCCGCTGCGGGTGGTTCTGGCGTACCACGACGATTTAGCGTTTCAAGTCGACCGCGACCGCGATCGACTGCGCATTGGAGAAACGGAATTTCCGGCTCTGCTGTCTAGGGATGGTGGCTACGCCAACATTGACGACCGGGGCTTTCAAGTGCTGATGAAGTACCGCACTCCCTACGAACCGGCTCCCACCTTAACCATTACCCAGGTGTTGGCCGGAGCGGTGCCCCCCGAATGGGTGCGGGGCAAGATTGTACTGATTGGCTCTACTGCCTCTAGCCTCAAGGATGAGTTTTATACGCCCTTTAGCCACGAGCATTCGGCTCGGTTTGTGATGGCTGGGGTGGAGGTGCATGCCCAGAGCATTGGCCAGATGCTCGATGCGATCGCAGGCGAACCTGCTCTCTACCGTTTTTTGCCCCAGTGGGGAGAATTCCTCTGGCTGATGGGCTGGACTTTGGTGGCCGGATGGGTGGGCTGGCGGGCGCGCCGTCCGGCCCTGCTGCTGTTGCTCAGCGGGGGCCTTGTTTTGGGGATCTGGGGCCTGAGCGGCCTGGCCCTGGCCAACCTGCTGTGGGTACCCACAGTAGAACCCATAGCGGCCTTTTTGCTGGCCCTAGGGCTAGTGCTCACCCAAAAGGTGCTGTACCGCAGCAGCTACGACCAGCTCACGCTGCTGCCCGGACGCGACATGTTTTTGCTGCAAGTGCAGCGAACGCTGCATCAGAAGCCTGCGACAACGGTGACGGTGGTGTTTTTAGACATCGATCGCTTTAAGCTGATCAACCAGTCCTTTGGCCATATTGTGGGCGATCGCGTGCTGCAAACCCTGGCCCAGCGGCTGCGGCAGGGTTTGCCCGCCTCGGCCCAGCTGTCGCGGGTGGGGGGCGACGAGTTTGCCTTTTTGCTGCCGGTGCACGATCAGCCCACCGTAGATCAGTGGCTCAACCGTCTACAAACCGAGCTGTCAGAGCCGTTCTCGATCGCGCGGCGGCGGCTCTCGGTGACTAGCTCCATGGGGGTGGCCATGGCCCACGGCGAGCATCCCCCTACCCCCCACGACCTGCTGCGCGATGCTCACACCGCCATGTACCGGGCCAAGGCGCTGAATGAATACCGCTACGAAGTGTTTGCCAGCACCATGCACGAAGAGGCGGTGCGCCGCTTAGAGCTAGAGAGCCACCTGCTTAGCGCCTTTGAAAACAACGAGTTTTTGCTCCACTACCAGCCAATTGTCTGTCTGCAGAGCGGCCGCATTGCGGGTTTTGAGGCCCTGGTGCGGTGGTACCGCCCCGAGGAGGGGTTTGTGTCGCCGGGGCAGTTTATTCAAGTTACCGAAGAGACCGGCTTGATTGTCCATCTGGGCCAGTGGATTTTTCGGGCCGCCTGTGCCCAGCTCAAGGCGTGGCAGCAGCAGTTCCCCAACCACCCGCTGACCATGAGCATTAACCTGTCGCGGCGGCAGCTGCACCAGGTAGACCTGGTGGATCAGTTTGGGGCCTGCCTGCGGGAGCTCAATTTGGCAGGCAGGCAGGTGCAGCTCGAGATTACCGAAAGCATGATTATGCGAGATGTCGATGGAGCTACCGAACTCATGCACCGGCTCAAGCAGCTGGGGCTGAAGCTGGCCATCGACGACTTTGGCACCGGGTATTCATCGCTCAGCTACCTGCACCGTTTCCCCACCGATACCCTAAAAATTGACCAGTCTTTTGTGGGTCGGATGGATCAAAGCGGCGACGATCGCGAAATCGTGCACACCATCGTTGCCCTCGGGCAAAAGCTAAACATGGATCTGGTGGCCGAAGGTATCGAAACCGAAAATCAGCTGAATCGCCTGCGGGCCATGGGCTGTCGGCGCGGTCAGGGCTACCTATTCTCTCAGCCCCTAGGTCGGGAGGCCGCCACAGCGCTCTTGGCCAATCCCTGGCCCTGGTTAAGAGCTAGCACCCCAGACGAAGCCCAAAAGGCTTGA
- a CDS encoding septal ring lytic transglycosylase RlpA family protein: MAFRPLQLYPQLGWPQAASVDWHRWSATAAVAVVSQEAGHAGSGAAQLTPASIPCSALASANAKAPPEGFSIRVNNMVIGQVQSRSVAEQMAGQIRQALPYLKANPNGLIPRLSEALAAAQVDGKTVFVLPELASGPSHTSQGNPRFQAIAWVNNLRLAFGGAPLEPSQVQMVAYGLGETHQTFNGTASWYGPYFHGRQTATGEIFNQHDLTAAHKTLPFGTYLKVRNQLNGKSVVVRINDRGPYIGDRSLDLSYAAAQCLGSDHVGLIPYQATILAPGVPQAWRSDDVVATLP, encoded by the coding sequence TTGGCTTTCCGGCCGCTCCAGCTGTACCCACAGCTCGGTTGGCCGCAGGCAGCCAGCGTTGACTGGCACCGCTGGAGCGCCACCGCCGCCGTGGCCGTAGTCAGCCAGGAAGCTGGCCACGCTGGCAGTGGGGCCGCTCAACTCACCCCCGCCTCAATTCCCTGTAGCGCTCTGGCCTCAGCAAACGCTAAAGCACCGCCAGAAGGGTTTTCCATTCGCGTCAACAATATGGTCATCGGGCAGGTGCAGTCTCGATCGGTGGCCGAGCAGATGGCTGGCCAAATTCGCCAGGCGTTGCCCTATCTCAAGGCCAACCCCAATGGGCTGATTCCCCGCCTGAGTGAGGCTCTAGCTGCCGCCCAGGTCGATGGCAAAACGGTCTTTGTGCTGCCCGAGTTAGCTTCAGGCCCATCGCACACCTCCCAGGGCAATCCGAGGTTTCAGGCGATCGCCTGGGTAAACAATCTGCGCCTGGCCTTTGGGGGAGCCCCTCTCGAGCCCAGTCAGGTGCAAATGGTGGCCTATGGTCTAGGCGAAACTCACCAAACCTTCAACGGCACAGCGTCCTGGTACGGGCCTTACTTTCACGGACGGCAGACGGCCACGGGCGAAATTTTTAACCAGCATGACCTGACGGCAGCCCACAAGACCTTACCGTTTGGCACCTATCTCAAAGTACGCAACCAACTCAACGGCAAAAGCGTGGTGGTGCGGATTAACGATCGCGGCCCGTACATCGGCGATCGTTCCCTCGATCTCTCCTACGCTGCCGCCCAGTGCCTCGGCAGTGACCATGTCGGGCTGATTCCCTACCAGGCGACCATTCTGGCTCCGGGAGTGCCCCAGGCCTGGCGCTCTGACGACGTTGTCGCCACCCTACCTTAA
- a CDS encoding aromatic ring-hydroxylating dioxygenase subunit alpha, producing MVAVNDIYLLRNIWYHAMPSHELKQGKMVAKTLLNEPILFGRTDQGKAFAIRDICPHRAVPLSCGRFDGTEVECCYHGWRFNENGQCTEIPSLMPEQRMDLSRFDVRSYEVKEVQGNVWVYMVDPANPRPPRFDVPRVPGFGDDVRPNVTYTMRFPCYIDHAVVGLMDPAHSPFVHRSWWWRGATLSDEIKWFDPSTYGFTMRKHRMGENMGYGYWLIGGVPDNEIIFYLPGVRTEETTTAKHRVVNLTTVTPLTDDQTDVTFELYWDLPWGALLKPILPMMIRSFLGQDRDVVIKQQEGLKHETVLRLIKDSDTLARWYYQLKKEYQRSQSEGREFVTPVKTQLLKWRA from the coding sequence GTGGTTGCCGTTAACGACATCTACCTGCTGCGCAACATCTGGTACCACGCCATGCCCAGCCATGAGCTGAAGCAGGGCAAGATGGTGGCCAAAACCCTGCTCAACGAGCCAATTTTGTTTGGTCGCACCGATCAGGGCAAAGCCTTTGCCATTCGCGATATCTGTCCCCACCGGGCTGTGCCCCTCAGCTGTGGTCGCTTCGATGGCACCGAGGTCGAGTGCTGCTACCACGGCTGGCGGTTTAACGAAAACGGCCAGTGCACCGAGATCCCCTCCCTGATGCCCGAACAGCGGATGGATCTGAGCCGCTTTGACGTGCGCAGCTACGAGGTCAAAGAAGTGCAGGGCAATGTCTGGGTCTACATGGTTGACCCGGCCAACCCCCGGCCCCCCCGCTTCGACGTGCCGCGCGTGCCCGGCTTTGGCGACGACGTGCGGCCCAACGTCACCTACACCATGCGCTTTCCCTGCTACATCGACCACGCCGTAGTCGGGCTAATGGACCCGGCCCATTCGCCCTTTGTGCACCGCTCCTGGTGGTGGCGGGGGGCTACCCTCAGCGACGAAATCAAGTGGTTTGACCCCTCCACCTACGGCTTCACCATGCGAAAGCACCGCATGGGCGAAAACATGGGCTACGGCTACTGGCTGATTGGCGGCGTGCCCGACAACGAAATTATCTTTTACCTGCCCGGCGTGCGCACCGAAGAAACCACCACCGCCAAACACCGCGTAGTCAACCTGACCACCGTCACCCCCCTCACCGACGACCAGACCGATGTCACCTTTGAGCTGTACTGGGATCTGCCCTGGGGCGCTCTGCTGAAGCCCATTCTGCCAATGATGATTCGCTCGTTCCTAGGCCAAGACCGCGACGTGGTGATCAAGCAGCAGGAAGGGCTCAAGCACGAGACGGTGCTGCGGCTGATCAAAGACTCTGACACCCTGGCCCGCTGGTACTACCAGCTCAAAAAGGAATACCAGCGCTCCCAGTCCGAAGGCCGCGAGTTTGTTACCCCCGTCAAAACCCAGCTGCTCAAGTGGCGGGCCTAG
- a CDS encoding DUF3368 domain-containing protein produces MTVVSDTSPLLYLLLIDQLALLPRLYNAIVIPDVVQSEMQADGAPEILKLWIAEPPDWLDICLTPEGDVAFLQNLQMGEQAAILLAQELQADLIILDDLAARKAAQQLDLTIIGMLGILGEAARRGWIDLPSALNQLLQDTNFRVSPQLIQDVLGQFS; encoded by the coding sequence GTGACTGTTGTTTCGGACACATCGCCGCTGCTTTACCTGCTGCTCATCGACCAGCTTGCTCTTCTGCCACGTCTGTACAACGCTATTGTCATTCCAGACGTAGTCCAAAGTGAGATGCAGGCTGACGGTGCCCCAGAGATTTTGAAGCTGTGGATTGCCGAGCCACCCGATTGGCTGGACATTTGCCTAACTCCTGAAGGAGATGTAGCTTTTTTACAAAACCTGCAAATGGGTGAGCAAGCGGCAATTCTCCTAGCTCAGGAGCTACAGGCGGACTTGATTATTTTGGACGATCTCGCTGCTCGTAAAGCGGCTCAGCAGCTTGACCTCACCATCATTGGAATGCTGGGCATTTTGGGTGAAGCGGCTAGACGTGGGTGGATTGATCTACCCAGTGCGTTGAACCAGCTGCTTCAAGATACAAACTTCCGGGTCTCGCCCCAGCTCATTCAAGATGTGCTGGGGCAGTTTTCGTAA
- a CDS encoding YkvA family protein, whose translation MSSPVQSFYTWYKTTLENPKYRWLMVGATLLYLLSPIDVLPDFIPILGLVDDAVVASMFVGALSQIVLASLTSKRQSGLRADTPDAADTTVDVDFN comes from the coding sequence ATGAGCTCCCCCGTTCAGTCTTTCTACACCTGGTACAAAACCACCCTCGAAAACCCCAAGTACCGCTGGCTGATGGTGGGGGCAACCCTGCTGTACCTGCTCAGCCCTATCGATGTTCTCCCCGACTTTATCCCCATCCTGGGGCTGGTGGATGATGCCGTGGTGGCCTCAATGTTTGTGGGTGCCCTGTCGCAGATTGTGCTGGCAAGTTTGACCAGCAAACGGCAGTCGGGGCTGCGGGCCGATACTCCCGATGCCGCTGATACCACCGTGGACGTGGATTTTAATTAG
- a CDS encoding NAD-dependent succinate-semialdehyde dehydrogenase has protein sequence MPIASINPATGAVLKEFAPLSEADLERKLAQSAQTFLTYRRTSFEQRATWLRQAAQVLDDNKAAYAKIMALEMGKPLAGAVAEVEKSALVCRYYADHGAEFLADEPATTDASRSFVRYQPLGVVLAVMPWNFPFWQVFRFAAPALMAGNVGLLKHASNVPQCALAIEEIFRKAGLPEGAFQTLLIGGDRIAELVTDDRIKAATLTGSEPAGASLAAACGQQIKKTVLELGGSDPFIVLPSADLEGAIATAATARMLNSGQSCIAAKRFIVHEAIAERFEQGLTERFAALKVGDPLNDGVTVGPLATPGIAAELEQQVNACLELGGTALIGGDVAALKAQLPADLQNGNWFPPTILAALPPGTPADQEEFFGPVALVFRVGSLEEAIARANDIPFGLGASAWTQNPAEEDRLVTELEAGAVFINGLVKSDPRLPFGGIKRSGYGRELGRPGILEFVNQKTVWIK, from the coding sequence ATGCCCATTGCCAGTATCAACCCCGCCACCGGAGCGGTACTCAAAGAATTTGCGCCCCTCAGTGAGGCCGACCTTGAGCGTAAGCTTGCCCAATCCGCCCAAACCTTTCTCACCTACCGCCGCACCTCCTTTGAGCAGCGGGCTACCTGGCTGAGGCAGGCGGCCCAGGTGCTCGACGACAACAAAGCCGCCTACGCCAAAATCATGGCCCTGGAGATGGGCAAACCCCTGGCGGGGGCCGTCGCCGAAGTCGAAAAGAGCGCCCTGGTCTGCCGCTACTACGCCGACCACGGAGCCGAATTTTTGGCCGATGAGCCCGCCACCACCGACGCCAGCCGCAGCTTTGTACGCTACCAGCCCCTGGGGGTAGTGCTGGCGGTGATGCCCTGGAACTTCCCGTTTTGGCAGGTGTTTCGCTTTGCCGCCCCGGCCCTGATGGCGGGCAACGTGGGCCTGCTCAAGCACGCCTCGAATGTGCCCCAGTGCGCCCTGGCGATCGAAGAAATTTTCCGCAAGGCGGGCCTGCCGGAGGGCGCGTTTCAGACGCTGCTGATCGGGGGCGATCGCATTGCCGAACTGGTCACCGACGATCGCATCAAAGCCGCCACCCTCACCGGCAGCGAGCCCGCCGGGGCCAGCCTGGCCGCCGCCTGCGGCCAGCAGATCAAAAAAACGGTGCTGGAACTGGGCGGCAGCGACCCGTTTATCGTCCTGCCCAGCGCCGATCTGGAGGGGGCGATCGCCACCGCCGCCACCGCCCGCATGCTCAACAGCGGCCAGTCCTGCATTGCCGCCAAGCGGTTCATAGTCCACGAGGCGATTGCCGAACGCTTTGAGCAGGGCCTGACCGAAAGGTTTGCCGCCCTCAAGGTGGGCGACCCCCTCAACGACGGCGTCACCGTCGGCCCCCTGGCCACCCCCGGCATTGCCGCCGAGCTAGAGCAGCAGGTCAACGCCTGCCTGGAGTTGGGCGGCACCGCGCTAATCGGCGGCGATGTCGCGGCGCTGAAAGCTCAACTGCCCGCTGACCTGCAAAACGGCAACTGGTTTCCGCCCACCATTCTGGCCGCCCTGCCCCCCGGCACCCCCGCCGACCAGGAGGAGTTCTTTGGCCCCGTAGCGCTCGTGTTTCGCGTCGGTAGTCTGGAGGAGGCGATCGCCCGCGCCAACGACATTCCCTTTGGCCTGGGGGCCAGCGCCTGGACCCAGAACCCCGCCGAGGAAGATCGCCTGGTAACCGAACTGGAAGCCGGGGCAGTCTTTATTAATGGCTTGGTAAAGTCTGATCCGCGCCTGCCCTTTGGCGGCATTAAGCGGTCAGGATATGGACGGGAACTGGGCCGCCCCGGCATCCTCGAATTCGTCAACCAAAAAACCGTCTGGATCAAATAA
- a CDS encoding UPF0175 family protein has product MQITIDLPDEFVQRLDLNLDYLSRRVLEAFVVDAYNTQQLTAAEVGRILHLNRFEVDGFLKQHRAYLHYTLADFNQDLQTIQQVKQQQ; this is encoded by the coding sequence ATGCAAATCACCATTGACTTGCCTGATGAGTTTGTGCAGCGGCTAGATCTGAATCTAGACTACCTATCGCGCCGCGTTTTAGAAGCTTTTGTGGTTGATGCCTACAATACTCAGCAGTTGACGGCTGCGGAAGTTGGGCGTATTTTGCACCTCAATCGCTTTGAGGTGGATGGCTTCCTCAAGCAGCATCGCGCTTACTTACACTACACCTTGGCTGACTTCAACCAGGATCTACAAACGATTCAGCAGGTAAAGCAGCAACAGTGA
- a CDS encoding acetolactate synthase large subunit translates to MNTAELLVQCLENEGVEYIFGLPGEENLQLLQALKRSSIQFITTRHEQGAAFMADVYGRLTGKAGVCLSTLGPGATNLMTGVADATLDRAPLVAITGQVGTDRMHIESHQYLDLVAMFAPVTKWNAQIVRPSITPEIVRKAFKLAQAEKPGAVHIDLPENIAEMAVEGAALRKDSKEKTYASLQSIQQAAVAISQASNPMILVGNGAIRASASEALTEFATQLNIPVANTFMGKGVIPYTHPLALWSIGLQQRDYITCAMEQTDLIIAVGYDLVEYSPKKWNPDGNLPILHINLTHAEIDSSYIPKVEVIGDISDSLHEILKRVKRQGRPEPLSLKVRDEIRADYEQYADDYGFPIKPQKLIYDLRQVLDAEDIVISDVGAHKMWMARNYHCLRPNTCLISNGFAAMGIALPGAMAAKLVHPNRKVVAVTGDGGFMMNCQELETALRVGTPFVTVIFNDGGYGLIEWKQMNYYGESTYIHFTNPDFVKLAEAMGLKGYRIESAEDFIPTLKTALDDDVPAVIDCPVDYRENLLFSQKSGDLSCLA, encoded by the coding sequence ATGAACACCGCCGAACTCCTCGTCCAGTGCCTCGAAAACGAAGGCGTCGAATATATCTTTGGCCTGCCCGGTGAAGAAAACCTCCAGCTGCTCCAGGCCCTGAAGCGATCGTCGATTCAGTTCATCACCACCCGCCACGAGCAAGGGGCAGCCTTCATGGCCGATGTCTACGGGCGGCTGACCGGCAAAGCGGGGGTGTGCCTTTCTACCCTGGGGCCGGGGGCGACGAACCTGATGACCGGCGTAGCCGATGCCACCCTCGATCGCGCCCCACTGGTGGCGATCACGGGCCAGGTGGGTACCGATCGCATGCACATCGAGTCGCACCAGTACCTGGATCTGGTGGCCATGTTTGCCCCGGTCACCAAGTGGAATGCCCAGATCGTGCGACCCAGCATTACCCCCGAAATTGTGCGGAAAGCCTTCAAGCTGGCCCAGGCCGAAAAGCCCGGTGCCGTGCACATTGACCTGCCCGAAAACATTGCCGAAATGGCGGTGGAGGGGGCCGCCCTGCGCAAAGACAGTAAAGAGAAAACCTACGCCTCGCTCCAGAGCATTCAGCAGGCGGCGGTGGCTATTTCCCAGGCCAGCAACCCGATGATTTTGGTGGGCAACGGCGCGATCCGCGCCAGCGCCAGCGAGGCCCTGACCGAGTTTGCCACCCAGCTCAACATCCCTGTGGCCAACACCTTCATGGGCAAGGGGGTGATTCCCTACACCCACCCGCTGGCCCTGTGGTCGATCGGGTTGCAGCAGCGCGACTACATTACCTGCGCCATGGAGCAGACCGATCTGATCATTGCGGTGGGCTACGACCTGGTGGAATATTCGCCCAAGAAGTGGAACCCCGACGGCAACCTGCCCATTCTGCACATCAACCTCACCCACGCCGAAATCGACAGCAGCTACATTCCCAAGGTGGAGGTGATTGGCGACATCTCTGACTCGCTGCACGAAATTCTCAAGCGGGTGAAGCGCCAGGGCCGCCCCGAGCCCCTGAGCCTCAAGGTGCGCGACGAGATCCGCGCTGATTACGAGCAGTATGCCGACGACTACGGCTTCCCCATCAAGCCCCAGAAGCTGATCTACGACCTGCGCCAGGTGCTCGACGCCGAAGACATCGTGATCTCCGACGTGGGGGCGCACAAGATGTGGATGGCCCGCAACTACCACTGCCTGCGGCCCAACACCTGCCTGATCTCCAACGGCTTCGCGGCTATGGGCATTGCCCTGCCGGGGGCGATGGCGGCCAAGCTGGTGCACCCCAACCGCAAGGTGGTGGCGGTCACGGGCGACGGCGGCTTTATGATGAACTGCCAGGAGCTGGAGACGGCCCTGCGGGTGGGTACCCCCTTTGTCACCGTCATTTTCAACGACGGCGGCTACGGGCTGATCGAGTGGAAGCAGATGAACTACTACGGCGAGTCCACCTACATTCACTTCACTAACCCCGACTTTGTCAAGCTGGCGGAGGCCATGGGGCTGAAGGGCTACCGAATCGAATCGGCGGAGGACTTTATTCCCACCCTCAAGACCGCCCTTGACGACGATGTTCCAGCGGTGATTGACTGCCCGGTGGACTACCGGGAAAATCTGCTGTTTAGCCAGAAGTCAGGGGATCTGAGTTGTCTGGCCTAA